The Lonchura striata isolate bLonStr1 chromosome 8, bLonStr1.mat, whole genome shotgun sequence genomic interval ACATTCAACAATAACTgtttccagctggaaaagctggaagGTCCTGGAATAGCTACCCAATGTGGACGTTATACCAAACATCACACAGCAAAGTTTAGGAGCATGAAGAAAAATtcacagaatctcagaatggtttgggtgggacaggaccttaaagctcatcctgttccacctcctgccctgggcagggacaccttccactataccaggttgctccaagtacTGTAggacctggccttggacacttccagggatggggcaggcacCTGGATAAGAAATTCTCCTCAATATCAGCCCAAGGCATAGGTCActtcagcagagcctgacacCAGCAATTGCATTAAGGATCAAATCACTTCATCCCATCTCTTCATTTGACTCTGCAGATTATCAGGGCTTCATTAAGAGAAAACAGCTACTCAGTGGAAGCAGTGTTGGATATCAAAGAGAACATTACCAATCTTAAGGCTCTGctccagaaaaagagaaaaatcaaacagaacCCAAACACTGTTCCAAATCATCAGGCAGTACCTGCCACAAATCAGGCAGAACCCAGCTCACTAATCTCACTACcaataaaaacattaaagacATTCATAACAAGTCAACTAGAAAGAAAAGCAtcaattttaaagcaaaaatccACTATAAACCACTTCAGGCAGCATCAAGCTGCTCCAGTTAAACAGCACAAGATAACAGGAGTTTTGCCCAGTAACAAACTGCTTTTCAAGGAACAAGCAAACAAATGTCAACATGGAAAGCATGCAGGAGTTTGCTCAGCAGTGTATAACAACTCTTTTTAGCCTGTCTGGACCAGATTTTAGGCATTACGAGGAGTCAGGGAATCAAACTAGGCAGGCTAAGAGGTAACAGGTAGCCATGAACACAGCCCTCTGTGCCACTGCCAGCAAACAAACAGTTCAGGTAGCTGTGGCTTCTGCATTTACCCCAGACTGGAGCCACCCTGAGGTCTCTGAGGTACACAGAGCTGGATTCACACACTCCCAAGCTCCCCCACAGCCAGGGGACAGAGACACAGATCAGTGTGACAGGCTGCTGGGAGCCCATCCGCTGCCAGGACGCCGAGCAGAGGGGGTTTGCCTAACAGGGACACTGACCATGTACACACAGAGGGTAGGGAGGTGAAATCACAGCAGGATTTACAATTTAGCCTCACTGAACACCACGAGATGCATGTGGGGGCTTGATCTGCTCCAGAGAACAagcagcagctttctccccacCAGTGACTGCAGCAGTTTGCCCTCAGGGGGATGACATTCCCAAGGCTTCCCATTCCCTTCCAAGACGTATGTGCTggctctggggacacagggggaggCCACAGACCATACACAACACCAACAACCCCTGCCTGCATGAGTGACAAGCTCAATATTGAGTTACTCGCTTCAGTAGCTGGCAGAGCCATCACACTGATCCACCCTGGGAGATGGAGCAAGACCCAGGGGGACACAGGCAGGCTACCAAACACTCAGGAATCTACTCTGATTTATGTCAGCCTCCTTCACGCACCAGAACTTACACAGTTAATTCACCTGATACCCTTTGAGAGTTTCCCTTCCAGAATTATGAGGGACAATAATTCTGCTTTTAGATTTTTAGGACAACCTTAATTTTCCTAGAGCTCTTTTATAAGAACTGGGAGAGCTGGCAAGCTCTGTTTCATTTGAGGTTTACAGGGCACATGTTTTTGCTTCCCAGCTAGAGGAAGCCAGGGGAGCCCGGGACACGGGGAATGGCTTCCAACTGCCAGAGGCCAGGGTTAGaggggatattgggaaggaaccAGGGAGGAGCcactgaggccctggcacagggtgcccagagaagctgtggctgcccctggatccctgaaagtgtccaaggccaggtccTAGAGGGCTCAGAGCAacttgggatagtggaaggtgtccctgccatggcagggggtggtatgagctttaaggtccctccaacccaaaccattctgggattctgtgacaaCCAAATGACTTTTCGAGGAGAGAAAAGCCCTAAAGCCTTCCAAAACGGCCTGAGAAAAGCTTGTATTGCATCACTCTCTCTTCAAGTCATGCAAACACATACAGCCACAGCTGTGGCATTCTGCACACCACTCCTGAACCCATTTTCATCTTCCAACACTGGCATCAGGCTTCTGGGATGGCAGAAGTAACTACACTCACACAGCTCCTATGCTGTAAGTGCAGCGCCGCTTACGAGGGCGCAATTCTGTACTCTGCAGCACAAGGAGGATTTTTTCACATGATTTGTTGATATTGGCAGAGATTTTAAGGTTTGCACACATTTTTGCTCAAAGACATAAGaggcaaaatattttgctttgctaACCTGATGTCTGGTAGGAAGGTCTTCTTGTAAGCATCCTCAATGCTCTGGAGATAGGAAGTAGACACCTTTTTCTCATATGGctacaaacaaataaacagaaaaagctGTGGAATTAACTTTCTTTTCACACCAGCACAGACTCCAAGGTCTGCTCCACCACCTGCCAAGGGCTCACTCTGGGATAAACAGTCAAACATCCAAGTGAACCACATGCACATCAGTGAAAATTTCAAAGAATTAAGAGTTTTATTAGGAGTGTTGTATTTGGAATTCCTTACATTCCATACAATATCTAGAGCAGCCCGCAGCTATCCAAGGACTGATTGATCCTTGCTAACTACACATTCCAGCAAGCTATAATAGCTACCCAGAAAACAGGAGAAGACTGTCTGAGTCCACTTTTTCCATAAGGAGGCCAAATTTGCATCTATTTGCAGAGTTTCAGACAAGCGCGTGGGCAAACACCCACTCCAAACTCCAGAGAAATTGCATGGATATCATCCCTATTGTTAACCAGTTTGCTTTCCACACAGTGTACTTTCAATGCCACATTTGCAAAACACCAGGAATTTCTCTAATCTACTGTGCGTTGCCCAAACAAATCCtacagagctcagcactgccaCTAACCCAAAAAGTCACAAGCTACATCAGCAATTTCTGTCCAAAGGTTTCAAAAATGCCACTGATTTTCATGCTCAGAAGGGCTAAGAACTCACAGGTTCCCCAATAAATTAAGAACTTAACTgagaactttttcctaataaatcAAAGCCTTCTTTTAATCTATCTGGCCTTCCAGAGTCATACTGCATTTCCCATAGCTTTTCAACAAGGTAAGACAAACATCTTTTAATCCTCATAACACATCTGCAAACAGCTACAAGTACACATCTAAGTAtcaaaaaaagaggggaaaaaaagcccaaattaCAAACCTTACTTAGATTAGTTATTCCCCAAAAGCACCCTACAGCTTTCCTGAGTCAAGACTAGCTCAATAACGCAATCACTCAGCAGTGATTTGCTGGATTTCAGGGAGTTAACTGAACCTTCTGATCCCAGATGACTTACACATgaaccccagcccaggggtgaGGAACCAGTCAACTGGGAAGCAGGAGCCAGGGACCCCAGCTGGGCTCCTGACACTCAGGAATAATAAATATATCATCTCTAAGTGCACTGCAATCAGCACATCACctgcccacagctcctgaagTGACACCTACACAGTCAGGTATAAAAATTTACctgcttttaaaacaatttctcATTCCACAAATGACAACATATCAATGCAGTCACACAAAAAGTtgatttttgccctttttttgcctttttaaagaaagcatACAAGAATACCCACAGAGTCACAGATCTCACACCTCAGAGGACAACCAGCTCCCCAGAAGCAGCATTCAGCAGCAAACCCCACAAGACTCCACATAAGGAGTGATTACAACAGACATTAGCAGGCAGCAATTGTGAGAGACAAGTAATAATAAAGGTAAAAGATAAATAGGCAATAATTAGAGATCAAATTACCTTGCCTTTCTCTTGAATCCTCTTCTGCACTTCTGGGACAGGCACATCTACATAAATGACCAAGTGAGGTGGCAGCAACTCAGAAATGCTGATCTCCTTGACCTCTTTGTAGTGATCAAGGCCTGtgtaaaacacaaataaatcacATTCCCCACCTCTGTATTTGCAGTTTCTTCTTCAGGGCTCACAGAGTAACTTTAGGGTATGCTTTTCCTCAAACAGAATTCAGGAAGTTTACGGAAAAACTATCTCCAGAAAAGTTCCATGCACTGAGATCTAAGAATCTAAACCCAGTTGTATCAAAGGACTTTATTCCTGACTCAGGTTTACAGGAATCTCAGCTTTTCCTCCACTATTTAGAGACAATAAGCAGCAATAGCTCTAATCAAGATGTCTGTTCCCTAAGGATTCCAGTACAATCCAAACTGTGATTCTGTATTAAACTGTGGATTGCTGGGCCTTGCTGCCTCAGCAATGCAGGCACAAGTCATTATAATCAGCTCTCAAAGCCATCCAGTAACTTACAGCAGGTGGCAAGAAACAAACCTCTTAACAGGAGGTAGTCAAGAAAACAGTTATGTCCACTTCGGGAGCAGCCAAAAGCACAGATTTGCTAAGAACATGCAGCAACAGCTCAGGAGCTCAGTGCCCATAACCCCAAAACAAATCACTAAGGTTGGGAGGAACATCCCTAAATCACCGGTTCAACCGCTCTGCTGAGAACTCCACTCACAGCATTCTAAATATCCCCAGGGGGGACATCCCAGGTGATTTGCACCAGGGTTTGACTCTTCACAGTGGAAAAAGGGTTTTTCCttacaaacaaaacattttgcatttcagtttgtgccctTTATCTTTTGTCCTCTCACTGCCACTGAAACCAGACTAGCTCCACTCAGCAACATACAACACATGAACACTGAACATTTAAAGGATTTCCTCCTTCCAAGCaagaatgttttctttcttttttaaagctaACTACCAGACTTCTGAGAGATTATGGCCAAACAGCCTCCTTTTGCTAGCAGGAACTCACATCTCTTGTGGACATATCCCTGCTTTAACATGGCATCCAGGAACACAAAGTCACTGTAGGGAGAGCGCTCCAGCACCACGCCTTGACCTGCAAGGGAGAACAGGCTCCAGGTTGGAACAAAAGGAGCtgcaaggtcccttccagcccagaccattccatgattccccAACCTGTGCTGAGCAGGTGCTCCAAGGCGTCAGCGTACTGCAGGACACGGTTCCCAAAGATCCAGGACTGCAGGCGGTATGAGTGCCCGTCGGGAGACTTGGGGTCCGTGTAGAACTTCTCCAGGTTACAGAAACCACTAAACTTCTCAGGCAGCGGCTTGCCATCCCCTGAGAGCCTATCCTGGTAGTGGATGTCTGCCTCGGGGAAGTACTTCATtcctgaaagagagaagaaaccCGTAGCAGAAATAAGCTGTGTTCATTTGCAGCACACACCTCCTCAGCTACTGAATGCACAGCTGTTCCTTGAACAGCTcccaaacagccccagctccccgtCTATCACAGCAGAGGGCAATGAACCCAACTGCGAgctctggcacagcccagggagagCTGAGCTCTTCCAAGTACATCCCTGTGGAAAACCCAAACTCTCTGGGAGCACAGTGAGCACACAGACTCCATTAGAAATGAAGCTTCACTCACAACAAATCCTTGTCCCAAACCTCACCAACATCATCCACAGATCCTCCCCACTCCCTCCAGCATTTCCCAGTCAGGAACCGCTGCTCTGGTGAACTTCCTCTGCACAAGAACCAGGGGAACCATTTCTCAGGGGAACAGACAGAGTGAGACATACCCAGTTTGTCTGCTATTTGCTGGGCCAGCTTGCCCTTCCCAGAAGACAGATTCCCCTCTATTGTAAAGACtttgctgtgctctgtgaaCTTCTTGCTGGTCCTTTCTCCCAACATATAGGCCAGCCACCCATActgcaggctctgctcagggctggtgtGGATTCTTGCCTGGAGAAAAACACATGGAAATCAGcaggtttggagggatttttcaGCTAAAAACACTGTTTcttcagacacacacacaggacACACTGTTATGCATCTAATACAACTTTTTACTCAGTAACCTTAGCAACTGCAGCAGTGGTTAGGCAGGGAAGTTGTTCATTAAATCAAAGGCTGAGAAGACAGAAAACATGGAACAATTTTCAGTCTGAAGGCCAAATACACAACACACCAAGGGTTCCCAAGAGAAACTACACATTCGACTTTTGCTTGTACTTTGTGTGGTTTTGGGCACATAATGACACTAACTAACACCCACTCTCAGGAGAGTTACAGCTTCATTTCAATATGGCTTTCAATATACGACTTCCAAGAGGCAGCAAAAGGGACCCACCTGGGTTAAGGGGCTGAAGGCAGGGACTTTCTGAGCCCTCCTCAGAGCCTCCCACAGACCCCGACAAACATTGTACAAACCTCATTCTGAGCAGTGCAGTGACCTCCCTTACACGGGGGCGTTCATTAATATTTACCACTCCTTTCCTCGCAGCCGCAACCGAAGGTCACCGCACTCCACTCTGCAGCACTTGCTCCAGTCTGCCTCGCATTTCGccgcctctcccagctccctgccggCAACGTCCCTTCCCAAGGACCAGCCCGCCCCGGGGAGATGCATCTCCGGCCCCCAGTTGTCTCTGCTCACCGCCCCAGCAGGACGGAGCTCcgcacacagccctgcccagccagccccactcACCGGCAGCAGGACGGAGCCCGGCCCGGAGCTCCCCCGCCCAGcccgggcggccgcggcccggccgAGCCGGGACAGCCACAAGGACATGGCGGCGGCGAGCGCTGATGACGTCACCGGAGaggcgccgcgccccgcgcgtGAGGGCGCCGGGAGGCCCCGCCCCTCCCACAGGCCACGCCCACTGcccgcggggacagcggggacggggacagggacagggacagggacagggacagggacagcagggacagggatagggacagcggggacagggacagcagggacagggacagtggggacagggatagggacagggacagcggggacagggatagggacagcggggacagggacagcagggacagggatagggacagtggggacagggacagcggggacagggatagggacagggacagtggggacagggatagggacagcagggacagggatagggacagtggggacagggacagcagggacagggcagcagggacagggatagggacagcggggacagggacagcagggacagggatagggacagcggggacagggatagggacagcggggacagggatagggacagcggggacggggacagcagggacagggatagggacagggacagtggggacagggatagggacagcggggacagggacagtggggacagggatagggacagcggggacagggatagggacagcggggacagggacagcagggatagggacagcggggacagggacagtggggacagggatagggacagcggggacagggacagcagggacaggggcagcagggatggggacagcggACAGGCGGCACCGGGCACGGCCCGGGTTAGGGACTGGGGCACAGAGAACAGGCTGCTCGgggagcagggctcaggcagCAGGTGGGACTAGGAAGAGCCGAATCACTGAGCCGGCTGAGCAGGAACAGCCTCGTCAGGAGCAGGGAACAGGCTGCTTAGGGAATGGCAGTCGGAATAGCAACGGGCAGTAGGCGGGATCGGGCCCAACCGAGTTAGGAGCAGTGGGACAGGGAACAGCCTGGATTGGGAAAGGCCGGGATAAGGGACAGCCGGGTTAGGGAACAGGAGAGAATAGGAAAAGGCCGGGTTAGGGAACAGCCGGGAATAGGAAACAGGTGAAAATAGGGAACAGCCGGGTTAGGGAACAGGCGAGAATAGGAAAAGGCCGGGTTAGGGAACAGCCGGGAATAGGAAACAGGTGGCAATAGGGAACAGCGGGTTAGGGAACAGGTGGCATAAGGGAACAGCCGGTAATAGGGAACAGCCAGGTTAAGGAACAGGCGCGAATAAGGAACAACCGGGAATAGGGAACAGGTGGCAATAAGGAACAGGCGGCAATAGAGAACTGCCGGGAATAGGGAACAGGTGGCAATAGGGAACAGGCGGCAATAGAGAACTGCCGGGAATAGGGAACAGGCGGGAACTGCCGGGAATAGGGAACTGCCGGGAATAGGGAACAGGTGGGACAGGGGAGAGCCGCGTTAGGAAGCAGGTGGGGCCAGGACCAAGCAGGACAATGAACAGCCGGGTTAGGGAGCAGACGGGATGAGGGACAGACAGGGTGCCTGCACTATGTCTGCCCGCAGGTCCCCCACAGGAGGGAGCCTGGCATACGTCTCTTTCCAATACCTGCACATCCTGTTGTCCTAATTCCCTCTGCACCCTGCTTCGGGTGCTTGACCAACATCTCCAAGCTTTTAGGCTGGGAGCATGTGCAGTAACCCTTACCCTTATTTAAAAGCACTGTTAAATTACTGGGCCTAGGAAGGTCATAACCAAACGTTTTACAAAATCCcatcaaagtgacatcagctcTGCTGACCTGGCACATTTGTGACACCATTAGCAGCTTCTGCTTTGCCCCCTGGCAAGAAGCAATCAAGTTGCATTTCAAGGATTTATCCCTGGAATTTACAAACAGCTtgaaaaacccaaccaaacaatcCACAAGAGATGCGTCGTCGAGGTTCCCTTAACAGCTCTGTCTGCAACCAGACTAAGCTggatgctccaagccctgtccaacctggccttgagcccttccagggatggggcagccacagcttccctggccACACCACAGCAGTTGGAGCTGGGAAGCAGTTTTGGGGGGAAGAGTAGAAGCTTTGGGCAGCATTAACTCAGGGAAAGGCAAAGTGAGAAGGAACAAGCTGGCTTTTCCTGAGCGGGCATCAGGCTCTCAAATGGTGGCCCATGGACATGGTGTTTGCCAGGATTCCATGTTTCCCTTGGACAATGACCCAGAGACGTGGTGATTTCCACAATCCAATGGTCCCAGAGGATGGTGGCCCACTGATAAGTTTCCCAGGATTCAGTGTCATCTGTACATAGGATGGTGGTCTACAGTCATGGTGTTTCCCAGGCTTTGGTGTCCCCTGAGGATTGCAGCCCAGGTGCATGGTGTTTCCAAGGATTTGGTCTCCTCTGTGGATGGTGGCCCACAGGCACAGTGTTTCCTGGGACTTAGTGTCCCCTTGGGAGGTAGCCCTTGGGGCTGCATTCCCAGGATTAGGGTGTCACCTAGGGAGAGCGGTGCACGGGCACGGCACTTCCCAGGATTTGCGTGGGACCGAGCAGGACGAGCAAAAGCCGGGCAGCGAGAGCCCAGCTGGTTCTGGGGAAGCGCCTGGAGCCGCTCTGCTGCGAGCACTGGGGGAGCAAAAGGGAGTAGCATGCTTGGGTTGCTTGGTTTTAATCAAGTTTAATTGGAGCTAACGCTGCGTCAGCTCTGGCACACTGGTGGGAGAACAGAAATCCCAAAGATGCTTGTCCTGCATCCCGGTGAGGAAGCTCGCCAGTGTTTGAGCTGCTCAGCAGTGATtcacaggctgggctgtgttttAGTGCCCGCCTAAGTCAAACATACAGCAATTAGTAACTACCAAAACATCTCGATTCCTTAATTATTAATTACCATGCTGCTCAGTATGTGTTGCATAATAtccccctcagtgtccctgaTGTTTCCTGCCTCCTTCAGGCCTTCCCCAGGTCCCACCAGCCTGTTTAACCTCAGCTTTTCCAGTGCATAGGAGCTAAAGGTGGGTATCTGTTTCTGGGAGGCTGTGGGGGAGGACATGGATGAGCTGAGTCCAAGCCCAGGATGAAGGGAGCATCAATACTTTAAACCTGCGGTGAGGTGACCCTGAGCCTCTCTTGGGAATTTAATTGGGAGTCTTGCTGTGTAAACATGAAGGATAGCGGTTTTGCCACAAATCTGTCTTCTGTTCATCTTGGAGTGGTGATTCCAGCCCTCTGGCATACCAGTCTGAGGGTTTGGGCTGGATTTGTGTGGCTCAGGGTGCAGGAGAAAGTATCTCTTTGGAACAGAAAGGCCCTTGTTCCCTGGTTCTGCAAGGTCAGCCTTGgaaagagattatttttctctgtgatgGGTCAGATCTTGGAGCAGGATCTTGCTGATAccagccaggctgagcagggctggtggcagtgggacatagaggggacagcgaggatgGGCTGAGGGGCTTCTCCAGCCCCTTTGCAGTCTGCTCAGGGCTTTTTACTTACTAAAAAAACCTGTTCATAAGAATTAGGAGACAATAGATCAGCTCATGCAAGTTCCACTCTCGGGAACAATCTCTCTTGGTACTTGCCAGCTTGCAGAAGGGATATGCTTCCTACTGGGTTGTCGTTCAAAGAGCAACTCAGGAAAAACaacccccagcagcagcacagcctttgGGACTGGGAGCTGAGCTTTCCCTTGGCACGGGGGCCACTAGCTTCACCATGAACCCCATGGCACAGTGTGCTTCATAACCACTGGGCCAAAGGGAAGGGAGATTAAACAGGTTTTAAATGTCTAGAACAAGCTTCACTGTTTCCATGAGGCATTTTCCTCACTGGCATTCCCCCTCTCAAGGATGGCCATGGAGCACCCTGCGTGCTGCAGCTGGGATGTGCAGGACAGAGGTGTTGGGGTGTCCTCCTTGGGCCTTGGGGTGGCTTGCTGCTggctgtgtcaccctgtgtGCCTCAGCCAGAGGACTTTCAGTGTTTGGCCAGGCTATCCCAGTAGTTCTGTTATACCTCAGTGTTTTACCCACTGCCGTGCTCATCTCCAGtctcattttctcttctttctgtcTGTTTGGAGCTGGATTTGGATGGTGAGTGACCAGAAGACTTTAAAGGATATCTGAGGAATCTCAAAAAATTTTACTtcaccccttttttttttaatcaaaggaaaactatttcaatttttctccttcctggTACATGACTGTGATTTCAAAAGTGTTTAAGCTTTGTTAAAGCCTTGGTGCCAGTGTGTTTTACCCGGCTTGTGTGGACTAGTTTAGAGCTGTTTGGGTTGTGCCAGCCTCCCTGTGAGAGGGGATATCCCTCCTGATGCTGCTCTTACAACCCAGCAGGCTTGAGCTTTCCTGGGGAAATGCTGCAATTTTCCATTCAGCCTTAAAAGACCCCTCAATCTCTCTCTGAGCTGCAAATTCAACAGGCACTTCAGTGCATTTCATTTAATGCTCATTTCCTCTTGTGTCACATATATGAGCAGCCCTGCCAGATGAGATTGGAGAGTGGTGGTGAAGGAGAGAGATGAAATTGCTGCTAAACACTGGCAGATCCTGTTATCCAAAGCTCCTTCCTGAAGTGAGGATGCCCTCAGAGAGGGAGTTTGTGGTTAGACAGATTACATCAAACCAAACAAGATGCGTGTTAGGGGGATGCAGCTGAGCGAGATACAGATCgagggggcgggggggggggggggggcgctgAAGGATTTGTCTTTGAGCTATGAAATTCAAATTGGCATTAAAAAATGAAGGACACAGGGTGACATCCAGGACTTGCTAAAGTTATTAACTGAGCTCTTACTGCTGTTCTGGCATTTTGGCTGGGGTGGGTGAAATAACTGCAGCTCACAGAGATGGGACCTCACGTAGGCTTCAGGCTGCTCGCCTGGACACTTCTTTTTGCACGCTGAGGGTTGCCCCTGGTACCTAAGTTTGGCATCAAATGTGGTTTAATTTGGAAATGCCCAGGGACAGAAATCATAatattggaagaaaataaaactttttacatcaacttttttttctcttttttttttttttcaagatagGCTCTTTACATAGTGCAGTGTCCTAAATCACCTTATATGATATCCCTTTaagtcacagaatcccagaatggtttgggttggaagggatcttaaagctcatctcattctgCCCCACggttgccccatctctggaagtgttccaggccaggttgtacaggcttggagcaacctgggatactGGAAGGGAGTGGAACAAGATgtgctttaaggtctcttccaacccaaaccactctgtgattctgtgatttctaaGAGGATCAGGGTGTGTGTGGAAAAATCTAAACCATTTCAGTGTTGTGGCTGCACCAAAGCCAGTATTGTGTTTGAAAAGAGCCTGTTGGACAATCCCAGTTTGATTaacctctcctctgccccttccAGCCCCAAAGCACCCCTCCCCAAGGGTGTGAAGTCCAACCCCTCCAAGCGGCACAGGGAGCGGCTGAACCAGGAGCTGAACAAGCTGATGGGGCTGCTGCCCTTCCCCGAGGATGTGTGCTCCAGGCTGGATAAACTCTCCATCCTCCGGCTGGCCGTGGGCTACCTGAAGGTGAAGAGCTACCTGATGGGTAAGTGTCCATGCTGGGACGGGGGGAAAGCCCCTGGAATCAATCCCCAATGCACAGCTTGTGTTCTACCCCAAGctttgggatgggaatttgtGTTTCCTGAAGGAAACATGATGGTGAGTTATGGGAGCAGGCCCTTGAATGTTGATACTGGCAAGAAAATGTCACCATGGATGGTGGGAGACACTTGGGAGCCTGCCCAGCAACTGAGACCTCCTGCAAATTTCCTCCATCTCATTAGCAGCCATCCTTTATGTCCAAAACTCCTCC includes:
- the NDUFA10 gene encoding NADH dehydrogenase [ubiquinone] 1 alpha subcomplex subunit 10, mitochondrial, whose amino-acid sequence is MSLWLSRLGRAAAARAGRGSSGPGSVLLPARIHTSPEQSLQYGWLAYMLGERTSKKFTEHSKVFTIEGNLSSGKGKLAQQIADKLGMKYFPEADIHYQDRLSGDGKPLPEKFSGFCNLEKFYTDPKSPDGHSYRLQSWIFGNRVLQYADALEHLLSTGQGVVLERSPYSDFVFLDAMLKQGYVHKRCLDHYKEVKEISISELLPPHLVIYVDVPVPEVQKRIQEKGKPYEKKVSTSYLQSIEDAYKKTFLPDISESSEVLQYTATAAEDVEKVIEDIEYLKFDKGPWVEQDDVSFHHLRLYVQDKAGVLDSVSIPRFVPEITIGGSEYDKIYYEYRELPGRKYKPGYNADVGDKWIWLK